TCGGTCGCCGACGGCGGCGGGACCGTCGCGCTCGAACCCGCCGCCGGAGGCGGCACCCTCGCCCGCGTCCGGCTCCCCGGCACCGCCGAACCCCCGCCCTGACCCCCGCCCTGACCCCCGCCCTGACACCCGCCCCGGCCCGGATCCCGCGGCGGTGATGCACTCGCCGCCCTGCGGGGAAGGACCGAACCCGGGAACCCTGCCACCACGAGGAGGACAACGATGGCCGACACCCTCGACGACACCGCCGTCGCCGGCCGGCTGAGCGCACTGCCCGACTGGACCCGCGACGGCGACGCCATCCGCCGTCAGGTGCGCGCCGCGACGTTCCTGGACGGCATCGACCTGGTCGCCCGCGTCGCCCGCGCCGCCGAGGCCGCCGGCCACCACCCCGACATCGACATCCGCTGGCGGACCCTCACCTTCACCCTCACCACCCACAGCGCCGGAGGACTCACCGCCAAGGACTTCGACCTCGCCGCCCGCATCGACGCCCTCGCCACCGGCGCCACCGGCGGCGACGAGGGCGGGTGACCGGACGGCCCGGTAACCGCCTCAGTGGGCGGAAAACCCGCCGTCGACGAACAGCGACTGCCCCGTCACCTGCGACGCCGCCGGGCTCGCCAGGAACACCGCCGCGCCCGCGAAGTCCTCGGCGAGCCCGTTGCGGCCCGTCATCGTGCGGGCCGCCAGCGCCCGAACCCGCTCCGGATCCGACGACAGCCGCTCGTTCAGCGGCGTCATCACGAACCCCGGCACCAGCGTGTTCGCGGTGACGCCCCGCCCCGACCACGCCTCGGCCTGCGACCGCGCCAGCGCCACCAGCCCCGCCTTCGACACCCCGTAGGCGCCGCTGCTGACGAACGCGCGGAACGCCTGCTGCGAGGCGATGTGGATCAGCCGCCCGAACCCCCGCCGGGCCATGCCCGGACCGAACCGCTGCCCCAGCAGGAACGGCGCGTCCAGGTTCACCGCCATCGTGGCGTCCCACACCTCCCGGCCCAGCTCGTCCATCGGCGGCCGCAGGTTCACCCCGGCCGCGCTCACCACGATGTCGGGCTCGCCGAACACCGCCGCCGCCTCCTCGGCCGCCCGCGCCACCTGCGCCCGCGACCCCAGATCGGCGCCGACCCGCCCCGCCCGGCACCCCTGCCCGCGCAGCTCCCGGACCGTGCCGTCCAGCTCGCCCTCGCGCCGCGCCACGACCACCACCGCAGCGCCCGCCCGGCCCAGCGCCCCCGCGATCGCCCGCCCGATCCCCGAACTGCCGCCGGTCACCACCGCGACCCGCCCCTCCAGCGAGAACAGCGTCGTCAGATACGCGGCGGGAGAGGAATGCTCGCTCATGGCCCGCAGCCTACGGCCAGACCCCGGCCCCCCGCGCGGCGTCCGCCGCACGGGGCCGCGGAACGCGGCGGCTCGGCCCGCGGCCCGGTGGGAGACGATGACGGCATGAGCATCTCCGTCCGCGAGGCACAGCGCGAGTTCACCGCCGGCGTCGCCTACCTCAACACCGCCACCTACGGGCTGCCGCCCCGCGCCGCCCACGAGGCCGTCCTGGCCGCCGAACGCGACCGCGCCGCAGGGCTGATGACCGCCCGCGGCCCCGACGCGTCGGTCACCCGCTCCCGCGCGGCGTTCGCCCGCATCATCGGGCTCCCCGCGTCCCGCGTCGCATGCGGCGCGCAGGTGTCGTACTTCGTCGGGCTGGTCGCCGCGTCCCTGCCCGACGGCGCCCGCGTCGTGGTCGCCGAGGGCGACTTCACCTCGCTGCTGTTCCCGTTCCTGGCCCGCCCCGGCCTGGACGTGCGCGCGGTCCCGCTCGACGCGCTCGCCGACCGGATCGACGCCGGCACCGACCTGGTCGCGGTGTCGGCCGTCCAGTCCGCCGACGGCCGCGTCGCCGCCATGGACGACCTGATCGGCGCGGCCCGCGCGCACGGCGCCCGCGTCCTGCTGGACGTCACCCAGGCCGCCGGATGGCTGCCGCTGCCCGCCGACCGCGTCGACTGGCTGGTGTGCGGCGGGTACAAGTGGCTGCTGGGCCCGCGCGGCACCGCGTTCCTGGCCGGCACCGAGGAGGCGCTGGCCGCGCTGCCGCCGGTCGGGGCCAGCTGGTACGGCGGCGCCGACATCTGGGACTCGATCTACGGGACGCCGCTGCGGCTGGCGGCCGACGCCCGCCGTTTCGACCTGTCGCCGGTGTGGGCGAGCTGGGTGGGGCACGCCCCGGCGCTGGAGCTGCTGGAACGCGTCGGCGTCCCGGCGATCCACGCGCACGACGTCGCGCTGGCCCGCCGGTTCCGCGCCGCGCTGGGCCTCCCGCCGGGCGACTCGGCGATCGTGTCGGTGCCCGTCCCGGCCGGCACCGCCGAACGGCTGCAGGCCGAAGGGGTGATCGCGTCGGTGCGGGCGGGGCGGCTGCGGTGCGCGTTCCACCTGAGCACCACCGAGGACGACGCCGACCGCGCCGCCGCGCTCCTGGCCCCGATCCTGGACGCGTCGCCCGAACCCGACGGGCCCGTGCGCACCCCCTGACCCCGCACACGCCGGGGGCGGGCGGAGAGCGGGCGGAGGCAGATCTTACGAGTCGCTGACGAGGTGGCCCCGTGGGGCCTTTCCCGGCCGTCCGGGCGGGGTCCGCGGCCTACGTTCGTCCGCATGAACGTACTGCTCACCGGGTCGGCCGGTTTCATCGGCTCCCACATCGCCGAGGCGCTGGAGGCCGCCGGCCACCACGTCCGCGGCCTCGACCCGCGCCCCGGCGGCGGCGGGACGGCCGGGCGGGCCGACGTGCGCGACGCCGCCGCCGTCGCGCGGCTGCTGCGCGGCGCGGACGCCGTCTGCCACCAGGCCGCCAAGGTCGGCCTCGGCACCGACATCGCCGACCTGCCCGACTACACGTCGGTGAACGTGCAGGGCACCGCCGTGCTGCTGGCCGAGATGGCCCGCGCGGGCGTCACGACGCTGATCCTGGCGTCCTCGATGGTGGTGTACGGCGAAGGCGCCTACCGCTGCGCGCTGCACGGCGCCGTGCGGCCCGGCCCGCGCGCCGCGCGGGCGCTGGACGCCGGACGGTTCGAGCCGGCGTGCCCCCGCTGCGGGCGGGCGCCGGAACCCGGCGCCGTCGGCGAGGACGTCCCGCCCGGCCCCCGCAACGTCTACGCCGACACCAAGCTCGCCCAGGAGCACCTGGCCGCGTCGTGGGCGCGCGCCACCGGCGGGACGGCGGCGGCGCTGCGCTACCACAACGTGTACGGGCCGCGGATGCCGCGCGACACCCCCTACGCGGGCGTCGCGGCGATCTTCCGGTCCCGGCTGCTGGACGGGCGAGCGCCGCTGGTGTTCGAGGACGGCGCGCAGCGCCGCGACTTCGTGCACGTCCGCGACGTCGCCCGCGCGAACGTGCTGGCGCTGGAGCGGGCCGCGGCGGAGCCGCCCGCGCCCGGGAGCCTGCGCCCCTACAACATCGCCAGCGGCGAGCCCCGCACCGTCGGGGACATGGCCGCGGCGCTCGCGGCCGCGCTGGGCGGCCCCGCACCCGAGGTGACCGGCGGATACCGGCTGGGAGACGTGCGGCACATCGTCGCGCGCCCGGACCGGGCCCGCCGCGAGCTGGGGTTCCGCGCGCTGGTGCCGTTCGCCGAGGGCATGGCCGAGTTCGCGCGGGCGCACCCCGGACCCGCCCCCACCGAACCCGAGCCCGCGCCCGCCGCGGTGGTCCCGGACGGGCGCGTGGCCCGATGATCGACGTCGTCCTGCCCTGCCTGAACGAGGCGCGGGCGCTGCCGTGGGTGCTGACGCGGATGCCGGCCGGGTTCCGGCCGCTGGTGGTCGACAACGGCTCCACCGACGGATCCGCGCGCGTCGCCGCCGAGCACGGCGCCCGCGTCGTGGACGCGCCGGTGCGCGGCTTCGGCGCCGCCTGCCACGCCGGGCTGCTGGCCGCCACCGCCGCCACGGTGTGCGTGCTGGACGCCGACGCGTCCCTGGACCCGGCAGAGCTGCCCCGCCTGGTCGCCGCCCTCGACGCCCTGGAGGCGGCGGGCGGCCGCCCGGGACTGGTGC
The nucleotide sequence above comes from Actinomadura algeriensis. Encoded proteins:
- a CDS encoding 4a-hydroxytetrahydrobiopterin dehydratase, whose amino-acid sequence is MADTLDDTAVAGRLSALPDWTRDGDAIRRQVRAATFLDGIDLVARVARAAEAAGHHPDIDIRWRTLTFTLTTHSAGGLTAKDFDLAARIDALATGATGGDEGG
- a CDS encoding NAD-dependent epimerase/dehydratase family protein — encoded protein: MNVLLTGSAGFIGSHIAEALEAAGHHVRGLDPRPGGGGTAGRADVRDAAAVARLLRGADAVCHQAAKVGLGTDIADLPDYTSVNVQGTAVLLAEMARAGVTTLILASSMVVYGEGAYRCALHGAVRPGPRAARALDAGRFEPACPRCGRAPEPGAVGEDVPPGPRNVYADTKLAQEHLAASWARATGGTAAALRYHNVYGPRMPRDTPYAGVAAIFRSRLLDGRAPLVFEDGAQRRDFVHVRDVARANVLALERAAAEPPAPGSLRPYNIASGEPRTVGDMAAALAAALGGPAPEVTGGYRLGDVRHIVARPDRARRELGFRALVPFAEGMAEFARAHPGPAPTEPEPAPAAVVPDGRVAR
- a CDS encoding aminotransferase class V-fold PLP-dependent enzyme, which encodes MSISVREAQREFTAGVAYLNTATYGLPPRAAHEAVLAAERDRAAGLMTARGPDASVTRSRAAFARIIGLPASRVACGAQVSYFVGLVAASLPDGARVVVAEGDFTSLLFPFLARPGLDVRAVPLDALADRIDAGTDLVAVSAVQSADGRVAAMDDLIGAARAHGARVLLDVTQAAGWLPLPADRVDWLVCGGYKWLLGPRGTAFLAGTEEALAALPPVGASWYGGADIWDSIYGTPLRLAADARRFDLSPVWASWVGHAPALELLERVGVPAIHAHDVALARRFRAALGLPPGDSAIVSVPVPAGTAERLQAEGVIASVRAGRLRCAFHLSTTEDDADRAAALLAPILDASPEPDGPVRTP
- a CDS encoding SDR family NAD(P)-dependent oxidoreductase, whose translation is MSEHSSPAAYLTTLFSLEGRVAVVTGGSSGIGRAIAGALGRAGAAVVVVARREGELDGTVRELRGQGCRAGRVGADLGSRAQVARAAEEAAAVFGEPDIVVSAAGVNLRPPMDELGREVWDATMAVNLDAPFLLGQRFGPGMARRGFGRLIHIASQQAFRAFVSSGAYGVSKAGLVALARSQAEAWSGRGVTANTLVPGFVMTPLNERLSSDPERVRALAARTMTGRNGLAEDFAGAAVFLASPAASQVTGQSLFVDGGFSAH